A window of Tautonia plasticadhaerens contains these coding sequences:
- a CDS encoding MotA/TolQ/ExbB proton channel family protein, whose amino-acid sequence MPTPISAPRGSLLPRFLLAAWMVIPIVATATLLLAPASAAAQDLPPPPEPEEAPAPEAAPVPEPEPEREALPADSDASTTAATPTRTKSGLQWFIESSGLIGLLIIFLSIFMVAMIIRLFLEFRLKEAVPPQLVDILDAAIREKKFQEAYDACREDNSFLARLVRTGVANMPNGRTEAKEAMNATAEEVVVDMESKNSYLGTIGTIAPMLGLLGTVLGMILAFQDLATVEGVQVDPTKLAGNISLALVTTFEGLIVSVPAIFFFAFFRNRIVFIATETTKIADRTINAFWAAAKQQQGVTRTAS is encoded by the coding sequence ATGCCGACCCCGATCTCCGCCCCGAGGGGCAGTCTCCTTCCCCGATTCCTGTTGGCGGCCTGGATGGTCATACCGATCGTGGCGACGGCGACCCTGCTCCTGGCCCCGGCATCCGCCGCGGCGCAGGACCTCCCGCCCCCCCCGGAGCCGGAGGAGGCCCCCGCCCCCGAGGCCGCCCCCGTTCCCGAGCCGGAACCCGAACGCGAGGCCCTGCCGGCCGACTCGGACGCCTCGACGACCGCCGCGACGCCCACCCGGACGAAATCTGGCCTGCAATGGTTCATCGAGTCGTCCGGACTGATCGGCCTGCTGATCATCTTCCTGTCGATCTTCATGGTGGCCATGATCATCCGCCTGTTCCTGGAGTTCCGGCTCAAGGAGGCCGTCCCTCCCCAGCTCGTCGACATCCTCGACGCCGCGATCCGGGAGAAGAAATTCCAGGAGGCCTACGACGCCTGCCGGGAGGACAACTCGTTCCTCGCCCGGCTCGTCCGCACCGGGGTGGCCAACATGCCCAACGGCCGGACCGAGGCCAAGGAGGCGATGAACGCCACGGCCGAGGAGGTGGTCGTCGACATGGAGTCGAAGAACAGCTACCTCGGCACCATCGGCACCATCGCCCCGATGCTCGGCCTGCTCGGCACGGTGCTCGGCATGATCCTGGCCTTCCAGGACCTGGCGACGGTCGAGGGCGTGCAGGTCGACCCCACCAAGCTCGCCGGGAATATCTCGCTGGCGCTGGTGACGACCTTCGAGGGGCTGATCGTCTCCGTCCCGGCGATCTTCTTCTTCGCCTTCTTCCGCAACCGGATCGTCTTCATCGCCACCGAGACGACCAAGATCGCCGACCGCACGATCAACGCCTTCTGGGCGGCCGCCAAGCAGCAGCAGGGCGTCACCCGGACCGCCTCCTGA
- the hflK gene encoding protease modulator HflK: MSRFARAVLGLSIAGAAAALATGFVAVEPGEAVVVRRLGRADPGPLGPGLHWVAPLGIDRVDRVRTDEVRRLVVGLATVPGAGQAPGAGEFLTGDLNLIRAEAVVQYRVSDPVAFVLAADRLDATILGLGESALSRALSRLGIDEAMRAGRVTVAEEMATDLADKSDRLGLGLAILGVSLTDARPPDEVRPDFAAAQSARSEAETRIRAARGHADRVLLAAESEADAEVERAHAVADRAVSLAGAKADGFRAILDELRRSRPLSVSRLYRDALREVLPGVGRTIVLEPDEPLDLSILGPSIEPVGRPTPDQDGPPDPR; encoded by the coding sequence ATGAGTCGCTTCGCGAGGGCGGTCCTGGGGCTCTCGATCGCCGGGGCGGCGGCGGCCCTGGCGACGGGATTCGTGGCGGTCGAGCCGGGAGAGGCGGTCGTGGTCCGGCGGCTGGGGAGGGCCGATCCCGGCCCGCTGGGCCCCGGCCTGCACTGGGTCGCCCCGCTGGGGATCGACCGGGTCGATCGGGTCCGCACCGACGAGGTCCGTCGCCTGGTCGTCGGACTGGCGACGGTCCCCGGGGCGGGTCAGGCGCCCGGTGCCGGGGAGTTCCTCACCGGGGACCTGAACCTGATCCGGGCCGAGGCCGTCGTGCAGTATCGCGTCTCGGATCCGGTCGCCTTCGTGCTGGCGGCCGATCGGCTCGACGCGACGATCCTCGGCCTGGGGGAATCGGCCCTGAGCCGGGCCCTCTCGCGCCTCGGGATCGATGAGGCGATGCGAGCGGGGCGGGTCACGGTGGCTGAGGAGATGGCGACCGACCTGGCCGACAAGTCGGATCGGCTCGGGCTCGGCCTGGCGATCCTCGGCGTGAGCTTGACCGACGCCCGCCCCCCCGACGAGGTCCGCCCCGATTTCGCCGCCGCCCAGTCGGCCCGGAGCGAGGCCGAGACCCGGATCCGGGCGGCCCGAGGCCACGCCGATCGCGTCCTCCTGGCCGCCGAGTCGGAGGCCGACGCCGAGGTCGAGCGGGCCCATGCCGTCGCCGATCGGGCCGTCTCGCTGGCCGGGGCCAAGGCCGACGGCTTCCGGGCGATCCTCGACGAACTGCGACGATCCCGGCCGCTCTCCGTGAGCCGGCTCTATCGGGATGCCCTGCGGGAGGTCCTCCCCGGGGTCGGCCGGACCATCGTGCTCGAGCCCGACGAGCCGCTCGACCTCAGCATCCTCGGCCCCTCGATCGAACCGGTCGGCCGCCCCACGCCGGACCAGGATGGGCCGCCCGATCCCCGATGA
- the hflC gene encoding protease modulator HflC — protein MRRSTILAVVVLLLVVGLAIAARSIVVADETQFVLVTSFGRPVALYGDEPGEAGPHPRWPWQGSWAIDRRLRSFDAAPREVITGDKKNLEVAGFVAWKVADPVAFLRAAGSGAAAEARLEERVASALSDAIGRRELASLASTDPDVWSLDDLTAEIRLAVDSPARRELGVEVVDVRLRRFNHPLEVRPAVFDLIRSERRQVAAQLRADGEAQYRTITSRADREREAILAEADAEAERIRATGEAEATRLLNEAHAVDPGFAEFLRTLETYRALLDGRATVVLSAESPLLRLLHEGPGPGVLEPPAAASPTPMAGSPSAAEAPGSSPGGGDE, from the coding sequence ATGCGTCGAAGCACCATCCTGGCCGTTGTCGTCCTGCTCCTCGTCGTCGGCCTCGCGATCGCGGCAAGGTCGATCGTCGTGGCCGACGAGACGCAGTTCGTCCTGGTGACCAGCTTCGGCCGCCCGGTCGCGCTCTACGGGGACGAACCCGGGGAGGCGGGGCCTCATCCCCGGTGGCCCTGGCAGGGATCGTGGGCGATCGACCGTCGATTGCGGTCGTTCGACGCGGCGCCCAGGGAGGTCATCACCGGGGACAAGAAGAACCTGGAGGTCGCCGGCTTCGTGGCCTGGAAGGTGGCCGACCCGGTCGCCTTCCTCCGCGCCGCCGGCTCCGGGGCGGCGGCCGAGGCGAGGCTGGAGGAGCGGGTCGCCTCGGCCCTGAGCGACGCGATCGGCCGTCGGGAGCTGGCAAGCCTGGCGTCGACCGACCCGGACGTCTGGTCGCTCGACGACCTCACGGCCGAGATCCGGCTCGCGGTCGACTCCCCCGCCCGCCGGGAGCTGGGGGTGGAGGTCGTGGACGTGCGGCTCCGCCGCTTCAATCACCCGCTGGAGGTGCGGCCGGCGGTTTTCGACCTGATCCGGAGCGAGCGACGACAGGTGGCGGCGCAACTGAGGGCCGACGGCGAGGCGCAGTATCGCACCATCACCAGCAGGGCCGACCGCGAGCGCGAGGCCATCCTCGCCGAGGCCGACGCCGAGGCCGAACGCATCCGGGCCACCGGCGAGGCGGAGGCGACCCGGTTGTTGAACGAGGCACACGCGGTCGACCCCGGATTCGCCGAGTTCCTCCGGACCCTGGAGACCTATCGGGCCCTGCTCGACGGCCGGGCGACGGTCGTGCTCTCGGCCGAGAGCCCGCTGCTGAGGTTGCTGCACGAGGGGCCCGGGCCGGGCGTCCTGGAGCCACCCGCCGCGGCGTCGCCGACCCCGATGGCCGGATCGCCGTCGGCGGCCGAAGCGCCCGGGTCGTCCCCGGGCGGAGGGGACGAGTGA
- a CDS encoding cation-translocating P-type ATPase family protein, which produces MHREYHPDDMQHLRAHAFEAAGTHDEHDRAHRDEHRRLYAFTGLLGTLIGLDLLLSSLAPSAWRAPLGVSPVWVAALIGALRIVYQALEALAKGRVGADVALAVAALAALALREPFVAAEVVFIAMVGEVLEALTADRAMRSIRRLFDQAPRVARVKRDGGLVEVPPHEVRPGEVVVVAAGERIPVDGAILSGRSSIDQSALTGESIPVDRGPGEDVFTGTINQFGKIEVRADRVGHQSTFGQVLMLVADAQRRKAPLHKTADRLARYFLPVVFGAAGLTVLAGLLLGWSDTGERAVAVLVVACPCALILATPAAVMASMAWLARHGVVIKGGIALERLARCDAIAFDKTGTLTLGRPELSTIEALDGRAPEDVLLLAASAERGGRHPLAEAVVRAAEAKGLAIPEVAEASAMPGAGVEARFPDSDRTVLVGNRRLMAERGVEIGPGVDERLGRLDAAGETPLLVAEDGRVVGLIGARDAVRPEAHDVVHDLKHLRFSTVALLTGDRRPAAGVVAKRVHIKEVGAELLPADKAAWIRERQAEGRRVAMVGDGINDAPALAAADVGIALGGPGADLAAEAGDLILMGEPLLVLPDLVKLSRATVRVIRQNILIFAFGLNAAAIGLAFAGILGPVAAAILHQAGSLLVLLNAMRLLAFGDWHEATPFRQIRAIGRAVDAWDDRLDPGSALDRLAGRWRVLLAGALGAGVVAYSGSGLTAIGPGEVGLVRRLGRFEAALGPGLHLRWPRPIERVDLLEPDRVRGVSVGFRPVGVGLDESGFRWESGHDRLDALSAEEALVMTGDGRLVELMATVQYRLGRSVDELRAFAYRVAGSEELLRSLAESSVRDVVGRRPLDELLTASRGEAEREATEALRGRAAALGLGVEVMGLSFRDAHPPLMVVDAYRDVSRAGRDAEARVNEARSYRAERLAEARGIAAEALAAAEAGRRADLADASSRADAFLAMHSARSSSPATTDHRLYADAVEAAVAGRPKLILDRPRPDRRRHLILGDSPGGLAPLLAPGGLAPPSASGPD; this is translated from the coding sequence GTGCATCGCGAATACCACCCGGACGACATGCAGCACCTGCGCGCCCACGCCTTCGAGGCGGCCGGGACGCACGACGAACATGATCGGGCTCACCGGGACGAACACCGCCGGCTCTACGCGTTCACCGGATTGCTGGGCACCCTGATCGGGCTGGACCTGCTGCTCTCCTCCCTCGCACCGTCGGCCTGGCGGGCCCCCCTCGGCGTGTCGCCGGTCTGGGTGGCGGCGCTGATCGGGGCCCTGAGGATCGTCTATCAGGCGCTGGAGGCCCTGGCGAAGGGCCGGGTGGGGGCGGACGTGGCCCTGGCGGTGGCGGCCCTGGCGGCCCTGGCGCTCCGGGAGCCGTTCGTGGCGGCCGAGGTGGTCTTCATCGCCATGGTCGGCGAGGTGCTGGAGGCCCTCACCGCCGACCGGGCGATGCGGTCGATCCGGAGGCTGTTCGACCAGGCCCCCCGGGTCGCCCGGGTGAAGCGGGACGGGGGCCTCGTCGAGGTCCCCCCGCATGAGGTCCGTCCGGGCGAGGTCGTCGTGGTCGCGGCCGGCGAGCGGATCCCGGTCGACGGGGCGATCCTCTCGGGGAGGAGCTCGATCGACCAGTCCGCCCTGACCGGCGAGTCGATCCCGGTCGATCGGGGGCCGGGCGAGGACGTCTTCACCGGCACGATCAACCAGTTCGGCAAGATCGAGGTGCGGGCCGACCGGGTCGGGCACCAATCGACCTTCGGCCAGGTGCTCATGCTGGTGGCCGACGCCCAGCGCCGCAAGGCGCCGCTGCACAAGACGGCCGATCGCCTGGCCCGCTACTTCCTCCCGGTCGTCTTCGGGGCGGCGGGCCTGACGGTGCTCGCCGGGCTGCTGCTGGGCTGGTCGGACACGGGAGAGCGGGCGGTGGCGGTCCTGGTGGTCGCCTGCCCGTGCGCCCTCATCCTGGCGACCCCGGCGGCCGTGATGGCGAGCATGGCCTGGCTGGCCCGCCACGGCGTCGTCATCAAGGGGGGCATCGCCCTCGAGCGGCTGGCCCGTTGCGACGCGATCGCCTTCGACAAGACCGGCACGCTCACCCTCGGCCGCCCGGAGTTGTCGACGATCGAGGCCCTCGACGGGAGGGCGCCCGAGGACGTCCTGCTCCTCGCCGCATCGGCCGAGCGCGGCGGCCGGCACCCGCTGGCCGAGGCGGTCGTCCGGGCGGCCGAGGCGAAGGGGCTCGCCATCCCCGAGGTCGCCGAGGCCTCGGCGATGCCGGGGGCCGGCGTCGAGGCCAGGTTCCCCGACTCGGATCGGACGGTCCTGGTCGGAAACCGCCGGTTGATGGCCGAGCGCGGCGTGGAGATCGGGCCGGGGGTCGACGAACGGCTCGGCCGACTGGACGCGGCGGGGGAGACGCCGCTGCTCGTGGCCGAGGACGGCCGGGTCGTCGGCCTGATCGGCGCCCGGGACGCGGTCCGCCCCGAGGCCCATGACGTCGTCCACGACCTGAAGCACCTCCGGTTCTCGACCGTCGCCCTGCTGACCGGCGACCGTCGCCCGGCGGCCGGGGTGGTGGCGAAGCGGGTCCACATCAAGGAGGTCGGGGCGGAGCTGCTCCCGGCCGACAAGGCCGCCTGGATCCGGGAGCGGCAGGCCGAGGGGCGCCGGGTGGCCATGGTCGGCGACGGCATCAACGACGCCCCCGCCCTGGCCGCCGCCGACGTGGGGATCGCCCTCGGCGGCCCGGGCGCCGACCTCGCGGCCGAGGCCGGCGACCTCATCCTGATGGGCGAGCCGCTGCTCGTGCTGCCCGACCTCGTGAAGCTCTCCCGGGCCACGGTGCGGGTCATCCGCCAGAACATCCTCATCTTCGCCTTCGGCCTGAACGCGGCGGCCATCGGCCTGGCGTTCGCGGGGATCCTGGGCCCGGTGGCGGCGGCGATCCTGCACCAGGCGGGCTCGCTGCTCGTCCTGCTCAACGCAATGCGGCTGCTGGCCTTCGGCGACTGGCACGAGGCCACGCCCTTCCGCCAAATCCGGGCGATCGGCCGAGCGGTGGACGCTTGGGACGACCGGCTCGACCCGGGATCGGCGCTCGATCGGCTCGCCGGGCGATGGCGGGTGCTGCTGGCGGGGGCGTTGGGGGCCGGGGTGGTCGCCTATTCGGGTTCGGGCCTGACGGCGATCGGGCCGGGCGAGGTCGGCCTGGTCCGCAGGCTCGGGCGGTTCGAGGCCGCCCTCGGGCCGGGCCTGCACCTGAGGTGGCCCCGGCCGATCGAACGGGTCGACCTCCTGGAGCCCGACCGGGTCCGCGGCGTCTCCGTCGGCTTCCGGCCGGTCGGCGTCGGGCTCGACGAGTCGGGATTCCGATGGGAGAGCGGGCATGACCGGCTCGATGCGCTCTCCGCCGAGGAGGCGCTGGTCATGACCGGCGACGGCCGCCTCGTCGAGCTGATGGCGACGGTCCAGTATCGCCTCGGCCGATCGGTCGACGAGCTGAGGGCCTTCGCCTACCGGGTGGCGGGGTCCGAGGAGCTGCTCCGCTCGCTGGCCGAGTCGAGCGTCCGGGACGTCGTCGGCCGGCGCCCCCTGGACGAGCTCCTGACCGCCTCCCGGGGCGAGGCGGAGCGGGAGGCGACCGAGGCCCTTCGAGGTCGGGCCGCCGCGCTAGGGCTCGGGGTGGAGGTGATGGGCCTCTCGTTCCGCGATGCCCATCCGCCCCTCATGGTGGTGGACGCCTACCGGGACGTGTCCCGGGCCGGGCGGGACGCCGAGGCCCGCGTGAACGAGGCCCGATCGTACCGGGCCGAACGCCTGGCCGAGGCCCGGGGGATCGCCGCCGAGGCCCTCGCCGCCGCCGAGGCGGGTCGCCGGGCCGACCTCGCCGACGCCTCCTCGCGGGCCGACGCCTTCCTCGCGATGCACTCGGCCCGGTCCTCCTCCCCGGCGACCACCGATCACCGGCTTTACGCCGACGCGGTGGAGGCCGCCGTCGCCGGCAGGCCCAAGCTGATCCTCGACCGCCCCCGCCCCGATCGCCGCCGCCACCTGATCCTGGGCGACTCGCCGGGCGGCCTGGCCCCGCTGCTCGCCCCGGGCGGCCTCGCGCCCCCGTCGGCCTCGGGCCCGGACTGA
- a CDS encoding HAD family hydrolase, giving the protein MPTDPPPPISAVAFDMDGLIFDTEALFFRVAGELLAARGKAFTSEMMTAMIGRPAAVTGPTLVAMAGLDEPPEAIMAEARRRFDALVDTAIHPMPGLFSLLGRLEEQGIPRAVATSTRRAYALRLLGNHGLIEHFAFVLGGDEVTRGKPDPEIYETAASRLGVDPSTLLVLEDSPAGVASARAAGAYVVAIPHDHSPAPGLAAAHLLADRLDDPRVLALLDG; this is encoded by the coding sequence ATGCCCACCGACCCACCGCCCCCGATTTCGGCCGTCGCCTTCGACATGGACGGCCTGATCTTCGACACCGAGGCGCTCTTCTTCCGCGTCGCCGGCGAGCTGCTGGCGGCGAGGGGCAAGGCGTTCACGTCCGAGATGATGACCGCGATGATCGGCCGGCCGGCGGCGGTGACGGGCCCGACGCTGGTGGCGATGGCCGGGCTGGACGAGCCGCCCGAGGCGATCATGGCCGAGGCCCGCCGCCGCTTCGACGCCCTGGTCGACACGGCCATCCACCCCATGCCGGGCCTCTTCTCCCTGCTCGGCCGCCTGGAGGAGCAGGGCATCCCCCGGGCCGTGGCCACCTCGACCCGGCGGGCCTATGCCCTCCGCCTGCTCGGAAACCATGGCCTCATCGAGCACTTCGCCTTCGTCCTCGGCGGCGACGAGGTGACCCGCGGTAAACCGGATCCGGAAATTTACGAGACCGCAGCCTCGCGGCTCGGCGTCGACCCATCGACCTTGCTCGTGCTCGAAGACAGCCCGGCCGGCGTCGCCTCGGCCCGCGCCGCCGGGGCGTATGTGGTCGCCATCCCCCACGACCACAGCCCCGCCCCCGGACTCGCCGCCGCCCACCTCCTGGCCGACCGCCTCGACGACCCCCGCGTGCTCGCCCTCCTCGACGGATAA
- a CDS encoding tetratricopeptide repeat protein, giving the protein MSTSGSRSEIVLRLAEEFLDRYRGGQRPSLQEYIDRHPELAGEIREVFPAMAMMEQIAIADESLAGDPTGPAPSRRDAPLEQLGDYRILREIGRGGMGVVYEAEQESLGRHVALKVLPPHALRDPVQVRRFEREARAAARLHHTNIVPVFGVGEEAGTYYYVMQYIQGQSLDEVLLELRRLRKAAPLHAMDRDATVPTSAAAPPSAAEVARSLWTGRFTAAAVPEAGDVTPTASTEAAHDPGSATTSGGSVADSSLLVGSGTAGHARRSYSRRVARLGIQVAEALAHAAEQGITHRDIKPSNLLLDIRGAIWVTDFGLAKSAGQDDLTHTGDLVGTLRYMAPERLHGQADHRSDLYALGLTLYELLTLRPAFGESDRGRLVDSITRTDPPRLTRVDPTIRRDLATIVHKAMAKQPADRYQTAAELAADLERYLEDRPIKARPLSIAGVAWRWCRRNPAVASLLGIITLLLMGVAAGSVAAAYRFNTLAAAERSTRLKAVAASLRADQQAERADQAADLANRRAAEAEEARALADLRATEARAVVDFLVNDMLASPSPEQAQGETVTVSDVLERAAERVGAQFADQPLIEASIRHTLGQTFEGLGQYEEAENHLARAVELRTEHLGAEHLTTCESSFRFGWVLFRQGQNAKAQEHFEDLLEICRREYGPEHENTLNVMNGLAAAYYVLGRFGEALALHEEALEIKRRTLDPEDPGTLVTMNNLANVYRSLGRIREARDLYAAAVEVERRIRPNHPGTPLTMQNLAITLDQLGHREEAAALLKEAMESRLRILGYDHHMTRDSIQAYLNHLENFEEDRAFFEKQIARARREKGPEDPETLFWTTYLADQHRRRGDLEEARVLYDRVLAGRRRALGPDHRDTISTLGVLAGIAEAQGDPEKAERLLTDALEAERSRGPDRSETIRTANRLARLMAEHGKTDEAEALLERGRDDCLRSLGFADPTTHEAISILFSFLREHDRDDQALALAEDTQQRARRELGLDDQRTYEWINILAGVHQARDELEEAQRLYEEAAAGLSRTLRADHAQTIATTLALSELMEERGLHEPADARLDQVIESRTRTLGFGRNETKLAILTRLKRHFDRGDFEEGRAFADEVLERCRASLGSDDSDMLWYQNALALLYRNHGSADEARAILDEVIATARRRLESTGDTPTDPLLTQSLGMELARARAVLGKLHGPGKPDDPSGPPSVPVTIEAPYRPESPVADGTIGPEEYGPALDVSFDDDRNPGRMYRWLDPRGKARDDLSFRIMAAYSDASLFLAVQVRDSFLVADPQALDPVQSNDHVEVFINGDLTANDHNFGPASPPSGGADFGSREGFQLLADTAGNQYTGTPEFTNDDWTAGASTTEDGYVIEFEIPLDLIDTRDGPESAPAAPGALLLMNIAITDNDDVTNRQMSYAILWSEDPALSPYVGGEDTWPVGLHLVP; this is encoded by the coding sequence ATGTCGACGTCGGGATCGCGCTCCGAGATCGTGCTCCGGCTGGCCGAGGAGTTCCTCGACCGCTACCGCGGGGGCCAGCGGCCGTCGCTGCAGGAATACATCGACCGGCACCCCGAGCTGGCCGGGGAGATCCGCGAGGTCTTCCCCGCCATGGCGATGATGGAGCAGATCGCCATCGCCGACGAGTCGCTGGCCGGCGACCCCACAGGCCCGGCGCCGTCTCGCCGGGACGCGCCGCTGGAGCAACTGGGCGACTACCGGATCCTCCGCGAGATCGGCCGCGGGGGCATGGGCGTCGTCTACGAGGCCGAGCAGGAGTCGCTCGGCCGCCACGTCGCCCTGAAGGTCCTGCCGCCGCACGCCCTGCGCGACCCGGTGCAGGTCCGCCGCTTCGAGCGCGAGGCCCGTGCCGCCGCCCGGCTGCACCACACGAACATCGTGCCCGTCTTCGGCGTCGGCGAGGAAGCCGGGACGTACTACTACGTCATGCAGTACATCCAGGGCCAGTCGCTCGACGAAGTGCTCCTCGAGCTGAGGCGGCTGCGAAAGGCCGCGCCCCTCCACGCCATGGATCGCGACGCAACCGTGCCGACTTCGGCGGCCGCGCCCCCCTCGGCGGCCGAGGTCGCCCGGTCGCTCTGGACCGGCCGCTTCACCGCGGCGGCGGTCCCGGAGGCGGGCGATGTGACGCCGACGGCCAGCACGGAGGCCGCCCACGACCCGGGCTCGGCGACCACCTCGGGCGGCTCGGTGGCGGATTCGAGCCTGCTGGTAGGCTCGGGGACGGCAGGGCACGCGAGACGGTCATACTCTCGTCGGGTGGCTCGGCTCGGCATCCAGGTCGCCGAGGCGCTGGCGCACGCCGCGGAGCAAGGAATCACCCACCGCGACATCAAGCCTTCGAACCTACTGCTCGACATCCGCGGCGCCATCTGGGTCACCGACTTCGGCCTGGCCAAGTCCGCCGGCCAGGACGACCTGACCCACACCGGCGACCTCGTCGGCACGTTGCGCTATATGGCCCCCGAGCGCCTCCACGGCCAAGCCGACCACCGCAGCGACCTCTACGCGCTGGGCCTAACCCTTTACGAACTGCTCACGCTGCGCCCCGCCTTCGGCGAGTCCGACCGCGGCCGACTGGTCGACTCGATCACCCGTACCGACCCTCCCCGGCTGACGCGGGTCGATCCGACAATCCGGCGAGACCTGGCGACCATCGTGCACAAGGCGATGGCGAAGCAGCCGGCCGACCGCTACCAGACGGCCGCGGAGTTGGCGGCGGACCTGGAGCGGTATCTGGAGGATCGCCCGATCAAGGCCCGGCCCCTGAGCATCGCCGGCGTGGCCTGGCGATGGTGCCGGCGCAACCCGGCCGTGGCGAGCCTGCTGGGGATCATCACCTTGCTGCTGATGGGGGTTGCGGCCGGCTCGGTGGCTGCGGCCTACCGCTTCAACACGTTGGCGGCCGCCGAGCGGTCGACCCGCCTGAAGGCCGTCGCCGCCAGCCTCCGCGCCGACCAGCAAGCCGAGCGCGCCGACCAGGCCGCCGACCTGGCCAACCGCCGCGCCGCCGAGGCCGAGGAGGCACGGGCTCTGGCCGATCTCCGGGCGACCGAGGCCCGGGCAGTGGTCGATTTCCTGGTCAACGACATGCTCGCCTCCCCCTCGCCGGAACAGGCCCAGGGCGAGACGGTCACGGTGTCAGACGTCCTCGAACGGGCCGCCGAGCGGGTCGGCGCGCAGTTCGCCGATCAGCCGCTGATCGAGGCGTCGATCCGCCACACGCTCGGTCAGACCTTCGAGGGGCTCGGGCAATACGAGGAGGCCGAGAATCATCTGGCCCGCGCGGTCGAACTCCGGACCGAACACCTCGGCGCCGAGCATCTCACGACGTGCGAGTCGTCATTCCGCTTCGGCTGGGTACTGTTCCGTCAGGGCCAGAACGCCAAGGCACAGGAACACTTTGAGGATCTCCTCGAGATCTGTCGACGCGAGTACGGTCCCGAGCACGAGAACACGCTCAACGTGATGAATGGGCTCGCGGCGGCCTACTACGTGCTCGGCAGGTTCGGGGAGGCCCTCGCCCTGCACGAGGAGGCCCTGGAGATCAAGCGGCGGACGCTCGATCCGGAGGACCCCGGCACGTTGGTGACGATGAACAACCTCGCCAACGTGTACCGGAGCCTCGGCAGAATCCGGGAGGCTCGCGACCTCTACGCGGCGGCCGTCGAGGTGGAGCGACGGATTCGACCGAATCATCCGGGCACGCCGCTCACGATGCAGAACCTCGCCATCACCCTCGACCAACTCGGCCATCGCGAGGAGGCCGCCGCCCTCCTCAAGGAGGCGATGGAGAGCCGCCTCCGCATCCTCGGCTACGACCATCACATGACCCGGGATTCGATCCAGGCGTACCTGAACCACCTGGAGAACTTCGAGGAGGATCGCGCGTTCTTCGAGAAGCAGATCGCGCGGGCCCGCCGCGAGAAGGGGCCGGAGGACCCGGAGACCCTCTTCTGGACCACCTACCTCGCCGACCAGCACCGCCGCCGGGGTGATCTGGAGGAGGCTCGGGTGCTCTACGACCGAGTGCTCGCCGGTCGCCGCCGCGCCCTCGGGCCGGACCACCGCGACACGATCAGCACACTCGGCGTCCTCGCCGGCATCGCCGAGGCGCAGGGCGACCCGGAGAAGGCCGAGCGCCTCCTCACAGATGCCCTGGAGGCCGAGCGTTCCCGCGGCCCCGATCGCTCAGAAACGATCCGTACGGCGAATCGGCTCGCGCGATTGATGGCCGAGCACGGCAAGACGGACGAGGCCGAGGCCCTCCTCGAGCGGGGCCGCGACGACTGCCTCCGCTCGCTCGGGTTCGCCGACCCGACGACACACGAAGCGATCAGCATCCTCTTTTCTTTCCTGAGGGAGCACGATCGGGATGATCAGGCCCTCGCCCTCGCCGAGGACACGCAGCAGCGAGCCCGTCGCGAACTCGGACTGGACGATCAACGGACCTACGAATGGATCAACATACTCGCCGGGGTGCACCAAGCTCGGGATGAGCTGGAGGAGGCTCAGCGTCTCTACGAGGAGGCGGCCGCCGGACTCTCCCGCACCCTCAGGGCCGACCACGCCCAGACGATTGCGACGACTCTGGCGCTCTCCGAGCTGATGGAGGAGCGGGGCTTGCACGAGCCGGCCGACGCCCGGCTCGATCAGGTGATCGAGTCCCGCACCCGCACCCTCGGCTTCGGGAGAAATGAGACGAAGCTGGCGATCCTCACCCGCCTGAAGCGGCACTTCGATCGTGGTGACTTCGAGGAAGGCCGTGCGTTCGCCGACGAGGTGCTGGAGCGTTGCCGGGCGTCGCTGGGGTCGGATGACTCGGACATGCTCTGGTATCAGAATGCCCTGGCCCTGCTCTACCGGAACCACGGCAGTGCGGACGAGGCCCGCGCGATCCTCGACGAAGTGATCGCGACCGCCCGGCGCCGACTGGAATCGACGGGCGACACCCCGACCGATCCGCTACTCACCCAGTCGCTCGGGATGGAACTGGCGAGAGCCCGAGCGGTGCTCGGCAAACTGCACGGTCCGGGGAAGCCGGACGACCCGTCCGGCCCGCCGTCGGTCCCGGTGACGATCGAGGCGCCGTACCGGCCCGAATCGCCCGTCGCCGACGGGACGATCGGCCCCGAGGAGTACGGCCCGGCGCTCGACGTGTCCTTTGACGACGATCGCAACCCGGGTCGGATGTATCGTTGGCTCGACCCGCGTGGCAAGGCCCGCGATGACCTGAGTTTCCGCATCATGGCCGCGTATTCTGATGCGTCGCTGTTCCTGGCCGTCCAGGTCCGCGACTCGTTCCTCGTCGCCGACCCGCAGGCGCTCGACCCCGTACAGAGCAACGACCATGTGGAGGTCTTCATCAACGGCGACTTGACGGCGAATGATCACAACTTCGGCCCAGCGAGTCCCCCCTCGGGTGGCGCGGACTTCGGCTCGCGAGAAGGTTTCCAGCTCCTCGCCGACACCGCAGGCAATCAGTACACCGGGACTCCCGAGTTCACCAACGACGATTGGACCGCCGGGGCGAGCACGACCGAGGACGGCTACGTCATCGAGTTCGAGATCCCGCTGGACCTGATCGATACGCGGGACGGGCCGGAGTCCGCCCCGGCGGCGCCGGGCGCACTTCTTCTGATGAATATCGCGATCACCGACAACGACGACGTCACGAACCGCCAGATGAGCTACGCCATCCTCTGGTCCGAGGACCCGGCCCTCTCGCCCTACGTCGGCGGCGAGGACACCTGGCCCGTCGGGCTCCACCTCGTGCCCTGA